Proteins from one Shewanella pealeana ATCC 700345 genomic window:
- a CDS encoding PilZ domain-containing protein, with product MESYREERRNSARVDMEGESVVIAVQSDVDTITKPAKAICIDLSRRGALLKCQQNMPLGTLMTITFNANQDNENTVKGQVCRCARLNESSFHVALQLI from the coding sequence ATGGAAAGCTATCGGGAAGAAAGACGCAACTCAGCACGAGTGGATATGGAAGGCGAATCAGTTGTTATTGCCGTGCAGAGTGATGTAGATACCATCACCAAACCTGCTAAAGCCATCTGTATCGACCTATCTCGAAGAGGGGCACTATTAAAGTGCCAACAAAACATGCCATTAGGAACCTTAATGACAATTACCTTTAACGCCAATCAAGACAATGAAAATACCGTTAAAGGACAAGTCTGCCGTTGCGCTCGCCTTAATGAGTCTAGCTTCCATGTTGCGCTTCAGCTCATATAA
- a CDS encoding precorrin-2 dehydrogenase/sirohydrochlorin ferrochelatase family protein, whose translation MQYFPLFVDTHSLKVLVVGAGDVASRKLDLLSRTEASIHVIAVDICPDTLNYVKQSRITLEQRAVSDTDIQGYDLVYLCTADKRLNERLAGIAKEQGVWANVVDNPKYCRFITPSIVDRGRLQIAISTAGAAPVYARELRARLESWLPQSITPLFDFIAERRQEVQQRLPVFKHRRVFWEQFFSRNDSRFDENTQSHYDASFLMQKQNGELLLIDSSTAVDLLPIGAMPYLQKIEVTYSRLAIPFELNELLRRDASFSDCFDEATIAQQLAEGESCLVYGELDDITYLAKRFPKAKYLQAGSF comes from the coding sequence ATGCAATATTTTCCGCTGTTTGTTGATACCCATTCACTTAAGGTGCTTGTTGTTGGCGCGGGTGATGTTGCCAGCCGCAAGCTCGACTTGCTTAGTCGCACAGAGGCGAGTATTCATGTCATCGCTGTCGATATTTGCCCTGATACGCTCAATTATGTAAAGCAGAGTCGTATTACTCTTGAGCAGCGAGCCGTGAGTGACACAGATATTCAGGGGTATGATCTCGTTTATCTCTGCACTGCGGATAAGCGCCTTAATGAGCGCTTAGCTGGTATCGCCAAAGAGCAGGGAGTTTGGGCAAATGTGGTCGATAATCCAAAGTACTGCCGTTTTATTACCCCTTCAATAGTCGATAGAGGCCGCTTACAGATTGCGATCAGTACAGCGGGCGCGGCCCCTGTTTATGCTCGCGAACTCAGGGCTCGACTTGAATCTTGGTTACCACAGTCTATAACGCCGCTCTTCGATTTTATTGCTGAGCGTCGTCAAGAGGTTCAGCAGCGGTTACCCGTGTTTAAACACAGAAGGGTGTTTTGGGAGCAGTTTTTCAGCCGTAATGACTCTCGGTTTGATGAGAATACACAAAGCCACTATGACGCCAGTTTTCTAATGCAAAAACAGAACGGTGAGCTGCTGTTAATTGATTCATCAACCGCAGTCGATTTACTCCCTATTGGCGCCATGCCTTATCTACAAAAAATTGAAGTAACTTATTCACGGTTAGCCATTCCCTTTGAACTTAATGAGTTATTAAGAAGGGATGCAAGCTTTAGTGATTGTTTTGATGAGGCGACTATAGCCCAGCAATTAGCAGAAGGAGAGTCATGCCTAGTGTACGGTGAGCTTGATGATATAACTTATCTCGCTAAGCGATTCCCAAAGGCCAAATATCTACAAGCTGGTAGCTTCTAG
- the suhB gene encoding inositol-1-monophosphatase, with the protein MLPMHTIAVRAARAAGQTILRAYAELDRVEVTSKGVNDYVTNVDKEAEAAITYQIRKSYPDHTIVCEESGENKGTNKDYVWIVDPLDGTNNFVRGIPHFAVSIAMQFKGKTEVAVVYDPIRDELFSAVRGKFAKLNDFRIRVANKELSETIIATGFPFKAKQHTETYMKLFATAFTQSADVRRAGSAALDLAYLAAGRVDGFFEIGLKPWDIAAGDLIVREAGGTVTDFTGNHNYLVSGNIVAGTPKTTTALVKSFRPLLSEALKR; encoded by the coding sequence ATGCTTCCAATGCATACTATTGCTGTGCGCGCTGCTCGCGCTGCCGGCCAAACTATTCTGCGCGCCTATGCGGAACTAGACCGAGTTGAAGTTACTTCAAAAGGTGTTAACGACTACGTCACTAACGTAGACAAGGAAGCTGAAGCTGCAATCACGTATCAGATCCGTAAATCTTACCCAGACCACACAATCGTTTGTGAGGAAAGCGGCGAGAATAAAGGAACAAATAAAGATTACGTTTGGATTGTTGACCCACTGGATGGCACTAATAACTTCGTTAGAGGTATTCCTCACTTTGCAGTTTCAATTGCGATGCAATTCAAAGGCAAAACTGAAGTCGCTGTTGTTTACGACCCAATCCGTGATGAACTATTCTCTGCTGTACGTGGTAAATTCGCTAAGCTTAATGATTTCCGCATCCGTGTTGCGAACAAAGAATTAAGCGAAACAATCATAGCTACAGGTTTCCCATTCAAAGCTAAGCAGCACACTGAAACTTACATGAAGTTGTTCGCAACTGCATTTACTCAATCTGCTGACGTACGCCGTGCAGGTTCAGCTGCACTTGATCTAGCATACCTTGCTGCTGGCCGTGTTGATGGTTTCTTCGAAATCGGTCTAAAGCCATGGGATATCGCTGCTGGTGACCTAATCGTACGTGAAGCCGGTGGTACCGTTACTGACTTTACAGGTAACCACAACTACCTAGTTTCAGGCAACATAGTTGCAGGTACTCCAAAGACGACAACTGCACTAGTTAAGTCATTCCGCCCATTATTGAGCGAAGCACTTAAGCGTTAA
- a CDS encoding sensor histidine kinase: MSLILLLTQQMSLYMVIVYLVSKTPLFKVFTEAATRLPHKVYIYFIFSSFCIMATYFGEQTNDAIANTRAMGAVLGGLLGGPVTGFLVGLTGGLHRYSMGGFTDLACAISTTLEGLSAGMVSYYLRRIGQQELIYSPLMVCMVTFAAEVMQMLIILTVAKPFGDAWVLVEQIALPMLVINSIGAALFMSIIRDQKAMYDKMSSVFSTQSLRIAERSVGILSTGFNEETSKQVARIVKEETQVGAVAITDTEKLLAFIGIGDDHHIAGTPISSKITQDAIEQDRVMFADGVNMPYACSISGNCQLGSSLVIPLRSDAEVIGTIKLYEPKKKLFLNINRTLGEGLGRLLSNQILYGRFAAQQNLLTQAELKLLQAQVNPHFLFNALNTIAAIIRRDPNTARQLIQNLSQFLRINLKRTTGLVTLADELEHIDSYLTIEKARFIDKLTVHIDIPESLLHSKLPAFTLQPIIENAVKHGTSNMLSSGVITVKGEQLADETLLLSVTDNAGLYKPTTNSEGLGMNIVDKRIQNMFGQQFGIAIDCEPNRYTTISIHLPITGN; this comes from the coding sequence ATGTCCCTAATATTATTACTAACACAACAGATGAGCCTCTACATGGTGATTGTCTACCTTGTTAGTAAAACACCACTCTTTAAAGTCTTTACCGAAGCTGCGACCCGTCTGCCCCATAAAGTTTATATCTACTTCATCTTCTCTAGCTTTTGTATCATGGCGACCTACTTTGGTGAGCAGACCAATGATGCTATTGCCAATACTCGGGCTATGGGGGCTGTACTCGGTGGGTTACTCGGAGGGCCTGTCACTGGATTTTTAGTTGGATTAACCGGTGGGCTGCACCGCTATAGCATGGGCGGCTTTACCGATTTGGCCTGCGCTATATCGACAACCCTTGAAGGCTTATCTGCGGGCATGGTGAGCTATTACCTACGCCGAATCGGCCAACAAGAGCTGATCTACTCGCCATTAATGGTCTGCATGGTTACCTTTGCCGCCGAAGTCATGCAGATGCTAATTATTCTAACTGTCGCTAAACCGTTCGGTGATGCCTGGGTCCTTGTAGAGCAAATTGCTCTACCTATGCTAGTCATTAACTCTATCGGCGCGGCGCTATTTATGAGTATCATTCGCGATCAAAAAGCCATGTATGACAAGATGTCATCGGTATTTTCGACTCAGTCATTAAGGATTGCAGAGCGCAGCGTGGGCATTTTATCGACGGGCTTTAACGAAGAAACCAGCAAACAAGTCGCGCGGATAGTCAAAGAAGAGACCCAAGTCGGTGCAGTGGCAATAACCGACACTGAAAAGCTACTCGCCTTTATTGGTATTGGCGACGACCACCATATCGCCGGCACACCGATCTCATCCAAAATCACCCAAGATGCCATTGAGCAAGACAGAGTCATGTTCGCCGATGGGGTCAACATGCCCTACGCCTGCTCAATTTCAGGCAATTGTCAGCTAGGATCAAGTTTAGTTATCCCCCTGCGATCCGACGCTGAGGTGATAGGTACTATTAAACTATACGAGCCCAAGAAAAAGCTATTTTTGAATATTAACCGTACCTTAGGCGAAGGCCTGGGCCGCCTATTGTCGAATCAGATCCTCTATGGCCGATTTGCCGCTCAACAAAACTTACTTACTCAAGCAGAGCTAAAGCTCCTGCAAGCCCAAGTTAACCCGCATTTTCTGTTTAATGCCTTAAACACTATTGCGGCCATTATTCGCCGAGATCCCAACACCGCGCGCCAGCTTATTCAAAATTTATCGCAGTTTTTAAGGATCAATTTAAAGCGCACCACAGGCCTAGTCACACTCGCCGATGAGTTAGAACACATAGATTCATACCTGACGATTGAGAAAGCCCGCTTTATTGATAAGCTAACGGTCCATATCGATATTCCAGAGTCGCTATTGCACAGCAAGCTTCCGGCCTTCACCCTGCAACCCATTATTGAGAATGCGGTCAAACACGGCACCTCGAACATGCTAAGCTCTGGTGTGATCACAGTTAAAGGTGAGCAACTAGCCGATGAGACTTTACTTCTATCAGTCACTGATAATGCAGGCCTATATAAGCCAACAACGAACAGCGAAGGCTTAGGCATGAATATTGTCGATAAGCGTATTCAAAATATGTTTGGTCAGCAGTTCGGCATAGCTATAGATTGTGAGCCTAACCGCTACACGACAATCAGTATCCACCTACCAATAACGGGAAATTAA
- a CDS encoding YecH family metal-binding protein, which yields MSDSIHGHQVMELMLAHGQSLTKEALKSLMHKEFGEQARFHTCSAKEMDADELIAFLEKKGKFIHSEDGIETAADRICSH from the coding sequence ATGTCAGATTCGATTCATGGTCATCAGGTAATGGAACTTATGCTTGCGCACGGGCAATCTCTAACTAAAGAGGCGCTCAAATCGCTTATGCATAAAGAATTTGGTGAGCAGGCGCGTTTTCACACTTGTTCCGCAAAAGAGATGGATGCCGATGAGTTGATTGCTTTTCTAGAGAAGAAAGGTAAGTTTATTCACTCCGAAGACGGTATCGAAACGGCTGCAGATAGAATTTGCAGTCACTAG
- a CDS encoding phosphate-starvation-inducible protein PsiE: protein MDKMYRKYGITSIKAIEHLVLIIIAIATVVAIGQEIKHIFDVGAVTLADLLLLFIYLEVLAMVSHYAESGKLPIRMPLYIAIVALARYLILDMKAMDDWRIIAISLSTLTLAATVIVIRWGQLKLPYPRPKEDDL from the coding sequence ATGGATAAAATGTATCGAAAATATGGCATTACAAGTATCAAAGCCATCGAACATCTAGTATTGATTATTATTGCAATTGCCACTGTTGTAGCAATTGGCCAAGAGATTAAACACATTTTTGATGTCGGTGCTGTTACGCTAGCCGATCTCTTATTATTGTTTATTTACCTCGAAGTACTGGCAATGGTGTCGCATTACGCTGAATCTGGCAAACTGCCAATCCGTATGCCACTTTATATTGCCATCGTCGCACTGGCCCGATATTTAATCTTAGATATGAAGGCAATGGATGATTGGCGAATTATTGCGATATCGCTATCGACTCTCACACTTGCCGCGACGGTGATAGTGATCCGTTGGGGGCAGCTGAAATTGCCTTATCCGCGCCCTAAAGAAGACGATCTATAA
- the btsR gene encoding two-component system response regulator BtsR — protein MISCIIIDDEPYARDEIAILLENEPDFEVLAQCSNAVEAIQAITKLKPQLIFLDIQMPKISGLELAAMLDPEHLPRIVFITAFDEYAITAFEKQAFDYLLKPIDDARFASTIARLRKDLTPKILTPITAVNLAHIPCFCGNKLKVIATEAVQYVYSDVSGVHVATDSELVHTHMTLRVLAEKTTLIYCHRQYLIAPAAIAEIEIQDGGAEVTTRSGAKVPVSRRYLKQLKQLFGFQ, from the coding sequence TTGATTAGCTGCATCATTATTGACGATGAACCTTATGCCAGAGATGAGATTGCAATCTTACTTGAGAACGAACCCGATTTCGAAGTTCTGGCCCAATGCAGTAATGCGGTAGAGGCGATACAAGCGATTACCAAGTTAAAGCCTCAGCTTATTTTCTTAGATATTCAGATGCCGAAGATATCGGGACTTGAACTCGCCGCGATGCTAGATCCCGAGCACTTACCACGCATAGTGTTTATCACAGCGTTTGATGAATATGCAATTACAGCATTTGAAAAACAGGCTTTTGATTACCTATTAAAACCTATTGATGACGCGCGCTTTGCCAGCACGATAGCCAGACTGCGCAAAGACTTAACCCCGAAGATATTAACACCTATTACGGCAGTAAATCTGGCACATATTCCCTGCTTCTGTGGTAACAAATTAAAGGTTATAGCAACTGAAGCCGTGCAATATGTCTATAGCGATGTAAGTGGTGTACATGTGGCGACGGACAGTGAATTAGTGCACACTCATATGACATTAAGAGTGCTAGCAGAAAAAACAACACTTATCTATTGTCACAGGCAGTACTTAATTGCCCCAGCTGCCATTGCTGAAATTGAAATTCAAGATGGAGGCGCAGAGGTGACAACCCGCTCAGGCGCTAAGGTTCCAGTTTCTAGACGTTACTTAAAACAACTAAAGCAGCTATTTGGGTTTCAATAG
- a CDS encoding carbon starvation CstA family protein, with product MSWFFLCVGLLIGGYFIYGAFVEKVFGINAKRQTPAFTKTDGVDYVPMSKGKVYLIQLLNIAGVGPIFGPILGALYGPAAMLWIVLGCIFAGAVHDYFSGMLSVRNNGESVPSLAGKYLGKGAKHFMNVFAIILLLLVGVVFISAPAGLLAKLTGWDLSIFVGIIFFYYLIATIVPVDKIIGRLYPFFGALLVFMSVGLTIALIVSSEHSLLPGVEIGDFLTNLNPNDMPLWPALFITIACGAISGFHATQSPLMARCVENESNGRFVFFGAMIGEGIIALIWCAIALSFFGGVEGLNAGMAGNPANVVYEASTGLLGAVGGFLAVLGVIVLPITSGDTAFRSARLILAEFFKMPQTELPKRLMFAIPLFAAGAVLTQVDFGVIWRYFGVANQATAVMMLWTASAYLLRLNKFHWICTIPAMFMTTVVISFMLSSPTLGAGLPIMLSTIAGIVSTLVITGLVMIRTKGKGEIEAVAEES from the coding sequence ATGTCGTGGTTTTTCCTTTGTGTCGGTCTGTTGATCGGTGGCTACTTTATTTATGGTGCATTTGTAGAAAAAGTTTTCGGCATCAATGCCAAGCGCCAAACCCCCGCTTTTACAAAGACAGACGGCGTCGATTACGTTCCTATGTCAAAAGGTAAAGTGTACTTAATTCAGCTACTCAACATCGCAGGTGTGGGCCCAATCTTTGGTCCAATCCTTGGTGCACTTTATGGCCCAGCGGCCATGCTATGGATCGTACTAGGTTGTATCTTCGCAGGTGCTGTCCACGACTACTTCTCTGGTATGTTGTCGGTTCGCAACAACGGCGAGTCAGTGCCAAGTCTTGCTGGTAAATACTTAGGTAAAGGCGCTAAGCACTTTATGAACGTGTTTGCTATTATCTTACTGCTGTTAGTTGGTGTGGTATTTATCTCTGCTCCAGCGGGCCTTTTAGCTAAGCTAACAGGTTGGGATTTGAGCATTTTCGTTGGCATTATCTTCTTCTATTATTTAATTGCGACTATCGTACCTGTAGACAAGATTATTGGCCGCCTCTACCCGTTCTTCGGTGCATTATTAGTGTTTATGTCGGTTGGTTTAACCATCGCATTAATCGTCTCTAGTGAGCACAGCTTATTGCCTGGCGTTGAAATCGGCGACTTCCTAACAAACCTTAACCCGAATGACATGCCACTATGGCCAGCGCTATTCATCACTATTGCTTGTGGTGCGATTTCAGGCTTCCATGCAACTCAGTCACCGTTGATGGCACGTTGTGTTGAAAATGAATCAAATGGCCGCTTTGTGTTCTTTGGTGCAATGATTGGTGAAGGTATTATCGCGCTTATCTGGTGTGCTATTGCATTATCGTTCTTTGGCGGTGTTGAAGGTCTAAACGCAGGTATGGCGGGTAACCCTGCAAACGTGGTTTATGAAGCATCTACTGGTCTTCTAGGCGCTGTAGGTGGTTTCCTGGCGGTATTAGGTGTAATCGTATTGCCAATTACCTCTGGCGACACGGCTTTCCGTAGTGCGCGTTTGATTTTAGCTGAATTCTTCAAAATGCCACAAACTGAGCTACCAAAGCGTTTGATGTTTGCTATTCCACTGTTTGCAGCTGGCGCAGTATTAACTCAAGTAGACTTTGGTGTAATTTGGCGCTACTTCGGCGTGGCAAACCAAGCGACTGCTGTAATGATGTTATGGACTGCGTCTGCTTACCTACTGCGTCTAAACAAGTTCCACTGGATCTGTACGATTCCAGCCATGTTTATGACCACAGTTGTGATTAGCTTTATGCTTAGCTCTCCAACTCTTGGCGCTGGTCTACCAATAATGTTATCGACAATTGCGGGTATCGTATCGACCTTAGTGATCACAGGTTTGGTGATGATTAGGACCAAAGGCAAAGGCGAAATTGAAGCCGTAGCTGAAGAGTCATAA
- a CDS encoding YaeQ family protein: MAKKATVYKIAIQIADMDRGYYQDHQLTVAQHPSETDERMMVRLLAFAMNASDSLTFSKGLCVDDEPELWDKSLSDEINLWVEFGQSDEKWLRKACGRAKQVQLITYGGRSVPIWWKQNEAALERYDNLTIWNIPEDAVKAMGQLVGRNMSLQFNICEGQIWISDNDNSVLVEPELLKGDK, from the coding sequence ATGGCTAAGAAAGCTACCGTATACAAAATCGCAATCCAAATCGCAGATATGGATCGTGGCTATTATCAAGATCATCAATTAACGGTTGCTCAGCACCCATCAGAAACCGATGAACGTATGATGGTGAGACTCCTTGCTTTTGCCATGAATGCCAGTGATTCTCTGACGTTTAGTAAAGGACTTTGCGTCGATGATGAACCCGAGCTTTGGGATAAATCGTTATCAGATGAAATTAACCTCTGGGTTGAATTCGGTCAAAGTGATGAGAAATGGCTGCGTAAAGCGTGCGGTCGTGCCAAACAAGTGCAATTGATCACTTATGGTGGTCGCAGCGTACCGATTTGGTGGAAGCAAAATGAAGCTGCACTTGAGCGTTATGACAATTTAACGATTTGGAATATTCCAGAAGACGCAGTTAAAGCCATGGGGCAGCTGGTCGGTCGCAATATGTCTTTGCAGTTTAATATCTGTGAAGGGCAGATCTGGATCTCAGATAACGACAATAGTGTATTAGTTGAGCCTGAGCTACTAAAAGGCGATAAATAG